In the Arthrobacter sp. 31Y genome, one interval contains:
- a CDS encoding CYTH and CHAD domain-containing protein, with protein sequence MATTGNVEVEQKFDADASTPLPALNELVGIEKVGEPAIHALEAIYFDTRHLALAARGMTLRRRTGGPDAGWHLKLPLGPGKRTEIHSPLGNADTVPGELLDRVLAYTRGHAVAAIATLNTERTSYALYGSGGHRVADFVDDHVRAQSMLGEPRELQWREWEVELAPSDDADDTMLSTLTKQLSDAGAKPSKRTSKLATALGDSWPAPQRTQREEPSGKVPATVPVLNYLDEQVAEMLLQDSHVRLARDDSVHQMRSQIRRIRAVLHGYSPLFEPTPVKDLERELKSLAGTLGRYRDVEVLHERLKVGLDELPGKLVLGQLGDELEERMASRANNAMSALRNRLNSPRYFTLLDNLEAFLEHPPLTTKGSAPAKKTTAKLVNKASKRLRQRHDAAVGAGVGPQRDKAFHEVRKAAKKLRFAAAAAEAVHGKSAVKLGNAAHRVQSILGDHQDSVMARAELLKLGSAPGISNGAFTYGVLHAMESTAAEATLEKYLRNGKKVRKLRLKK encoded by the coding sequence ATGGCAACCACAGGCAATGTGGAAGTTGAACAGAAATTCGACGCCGATGCGTCCACTCCTCTGCCCGCCCTGAATGAGTTGGTTGGAATCGAAAAAGTGGGTGAACCGGCAATCCACGCCTTGGAAGCCATCTACTTTGATACGCGGCACCTGGCTCTCGCTGCCCGAGGAATGACGCTGCGCCGCCGCACCGGCGGACCCGACGCCGGTTGGCATCTGAAGCTCCCGCTTGGCCCCGGCAAGAGAACAGAGATCCATTCACCCCTGGGCAACGCAGACACCGTCCCTGGTGAACTCCTTGACCGCGTGCTGGCCTACACCCGCGGCCATGCAGTGGCCGCCATCGCAACGCTGAATACGGAACGTACCAGCTACGCCCTATATGGCAGTGGCGGTCACCGGGTGGCCGATTTCGTGGACGATCACGTTCGCGCCCAGTCGATGCTCGGCGAACCGCGCGAGCTGCAATGGCGGGAGTGGGAGGTGGAGCTGGCTCCCTCCGATGACGCAGACGACACCATGCTGAGCACACTCACGAAGCAACTCTCCGATGCTGGAGCAAAGCCAAGCAAGCGCACGTCCAAGCTGGCCACCGCCTTGGGCGACTCATGGCCCGCGCCACAGCGGACGCAACGTGAAGAGCCCAGTGGCAAGGTCCCAGCAACGGTTCCTGTGCTCAATTATTTAGACGAACAAGTGGCCGAGATGCTCCTCCAGGACTCCCATGTCCGCCTTGCCCGTGACGATTCTGTCCATCAAATGAGGTCCCAGATACGCCGGATCCGGGCCGTATTGCATGGCTACAGTCCGCTCTTCGAGCCGACACCTGTGAAGGATCTGGAGCGGGAGCTTAAATCGCTCGCAGGAACACTTGGCCGGTACCGCGATGTGGAAGTCTTGCACGAACGCCTGAAAGTCGGCCTCGATGAACTACCGGGGAAACTGGTTCTCGGTCAGCTCGGGGACGAGCTTGAAGAACGCATGGCCTCCAGAGCCAACAATGCGATGTCTGCCTTGAGGAACCGGTTGAACAGCCCCCGCTACTTCACGTTGCTGGACAATCTGGAAGCCTTCCTGGAGCATCCCCCGCTGACGACAAAGGGGTCCGCGCCGGCGAAGAAAACTACGGCAAAGCTCGTCAACAAGGCCAGCAAAAGGCTCCGCCAACGGCACGACGCAGCGGTGGGTGCCGGCGTCGGGCCTCAACGCGATAAGGCCTTCCACGAAGTCCGGAAGGCTGCCAAAAAGCTGCGCTTTGCCGCCGCCGCCGCTGAAGCCGTCCACGGCAAAAGTGCGGTGAAGCTGGGCAACGCGGCCCACAGGGTTCAATCCATCCTCGGCGACCACCAGGACAGCGTCATGGCCCGCGCGGAACTGCTGAAGCTGGGTTCCGCGCCAGGCATCAGCAACGGCGCTTTCACGTATGGAGTGCTCCATGCCATGGAAAGCACCGCCGCTGAGGCAACGCTGGAAAAGTACCTGCGGAACGGCAAGAAGGTGCGGAAGCTTCGCCTCAAGAAGTAG
- a CDS encoding SRPBCC family protein encodes MATVNKSIEVDVPVTVAYNQWTQFEAFPQFMNGVESVEQIDETGLHFSTNVGGVKREYNAQIIEQVPDSLVSWASVDGPRNGGTVSFEPLDAGRTRVNVEIVWEPDGLAEKAGSALGVDSLRVGADLDKFKKFIEAQGHETGAWRGTVSGGDVDDTGGTLGSRHPGL; translated from the coding sequence ATGGCTACGGTCAATAAGTCAATCGAAGTAGATGTCCCCGTAACTGTCGCCTACAACCAGTGGACGCAATTCGAGGCATTCCCCCAGTTCATGAATGGGGTGGAGTCCGTAGAACAAATCGACGAAACGGGCCTGCACTTTTCAACCAATGTGGGCGGAGTGAAGCGCGAATACAACGCGCAGATCATCGAGCAGGTCCCGGACTCCCTGGTGAGTTGGGCCAGCGTGGATGGTCCCCGCAACGGCGGCACTGTGAGCTTCGAGCCCCTCGACGCCGGCCGGACGCGGGTGAACGTGGAGATCGTCTGGGAGCCGGATGGTCTCGCAGAAAAGGCGGGCTCGGCCCTTGGAGTGGACAGTCTGCGCGTTGGTGCGGATCTGGACAAGTTCAAGAAGTTCATCGAAGCCCAAGGGCATGAAACCGGTGCTTGGCGTGGCACAGTGTCCGGGGGAGATGTGGATGACACGGGTGGCACTCTTGGCAGTCGCCATCCGGGTCTCTAG
- a CDS encoding IclR family transcriptional regulator, which translates to MSTQSVVTAIRVLEAVSDNQPAGLSELSREVDVPKATVLRMLRTLAELGWVAQSEAQASKWVLTNHAFAVASRGSSGSVIRDAAMGPLNALQLDTTETVHLAVPDRGYMLIIERLDTPHVLRAFLPLGSRLPMHASSTGMAYLSAADDAFVDEYLAGPLEALTPQTVIEPARLRAMIADTRARGYSINEQGLSTGITSIGVPLLGSGGAAAGSVSISGPSSRIVSAKYQEYGEAAAGTALEISRALGAFSTKGY; encoded by the coding sequence ATGAGTACGCAGAGCGTGGTCACGGCAATTCGTGTGTTGGAAGCGGTCTCTGACAACCAGCCGGCGGGCTTGTCAGAGCTAAGCCGTGAGGTGGATGTGCCCAAGGCGACGGTCCTGCGCATGCTCAGGACACTGGCCGAGCTGGGCTGGGTTGCGCAGTCGGAAGCTCAGGCCAGCAAGTGGGTGCTGACCAACCACGCCTTCGCTGTTGCAAGCCGCGGAAGCAGTGGTTCGGTCATTCGCGACGCCGCCATGGGCCCGCTGAACGCGCTGCAGCTGGACACCACTGAGACCGTTCACTTGGCTGTGCCGGACCGCGGATACATGTTGATCATCGAGCGCCTCGACACCCCGCACGTCCTCCGGGCCTTCCTGCCCCTGGGTTCGCGGCTTCCTATGCACGCTTCCTCCACGGGAATGGCCTACCTTTCGGCAGCTGACGACGCATTCGTGGATGAATATCTGGCCGGCCCACTCGAGGCTCTGACTCCCCAAACGGTAATAGAGCCTGCCCGGCTTCGAGCGATGATCGCAGACACCAGGGCCCGGGGGTATTCCATCAACGAGCAAGGCCTCAGTACGGGAATCACCTCAATCGGTGTTCCCTTGTTGGGCTCGGGTGGCGCCGCGGCGGGCTCCGTCTCCATTTCCGGACCGTCCAGCAGGATTGTGTCGGCCAAGTATCAGGAGTACGGCGAGGCGGCGGCGGGAACCGCTTTGGAGATCAGCCGTGCCTTGGGAGCGTTCTCCACAAAGGGATACTAA
- a CDS encoding CaiB/BaiF CoA transferase family protein, translating to MLKPLRGITVIDLSRALAGPYCTALLADMGARIIKVESVNGGDTARQWPPFQDGHSLYFDSVNRNKVSVCIDFYSDEGRGILSSLIAEADVLVENFKPGTLEKMGFTPARLEELNPGLVVGSVSGFGNTGPLKDDAGLDQVIQGMSGLMSVTGPGPGSAYRVGVPIVDITSGMICAFGIVASLLGSRNGERPSRVSTSLLETALNLSAFQGQKALSLREAPTPQGNNHPVISPYGMFATATESINIAVGSDKQWRAFCSLIGVPGAVEDPRFITGADRSANRDQLSELIETALASKAAADWVPLISQAGIPCGPIYNYTQALASEQVAALGLVQRRERRDGSELPLLRGPLSLDDEASEILSPPPLLGEHTADVLMEFGMTHDDVARLEREGRIVCGPAKIGAQR from the coding sequence ATGCTCAAACCACTCCGCGGAATCACCGTCATCGACCTCAGCCGAGCCCTTGCTGGCCCCTACTGCACAGCGCTCCTTGCCGATATGGGCGCCAGAATCATCAAGGTGGAAAGCGTCAACGGAGGTGACACGGCCCGCCAGTGGCCCCCGTTCCAGGACGGTCATAGCCTGTACTTCGACTCCGTCAACCGCAACAAGGTGTCCGTGTGCATCGATTTCTATTCTGACGAGGGACGCGGGATTCTCTCCAGCCTTATCGCCGAAGCGGATGTCCTGGTGGAAAACTTCAAGCCCGGCACCCTTGAGAAAATGGGGTTCACGCCTGCCCGGCTGGAAGAGCTGAACCCGGGGCTCGTGGTGGGCTCCGTGAGCGGATTCGGCAACACCGGCCCCCTCAAGGACGACGCCGGCCTCGACCAAGTCATCCAAGGAATGTCCGGGCTGATGTCCGTTACCGGCCCCGGACCTGGCTCGGCTTATCGCGTGGGGGTGCCGATCGTGGACATCACCTCGGGCATGATTTGCGCGTTTGGAATAGTTGCCTCCCTCCTCGGTTCCCGGAACGGCGAGCGCCCCAGCCGAGTGTCCACTTCACTTTTGGAGACAGCACTGAATCTCTCTGCTTTCCAGGGACAGAAGGCGCTTAGCCTCCGCGAAGCACCCACGCCGCAGGGCAACAACCACCCTGTGATCTCCCCCTATGGCATGTTCGCCACGGCCACGGAGTCCATCAATATTGCCGTGGGAAGCGACAAGCAATGGCGGGCGTTCTGCAGCTTGATCGGTGTTCCCGGGGCCGTAGAGGACCCCCGGTTCATTACCGGAGCGGACAGATCAGCCAACAGGGATCAGTTGTCTGAGCTCATTGAAACTGCCCTTGCGAGCAAAGCCGCCGCCGATTGGGTTCCGCTGATCAGCCAGGCCGGGATCCCGTGCGGTCCCATTTATAACTACACGCAAGCCCTCGCCTCGGAGCAGGTTGCCGCTTTGGGACTCGTGCAGCGTCGCGAACGACGGGACGGGTCCGAGCTCCCCCTGCTCCGCGGCCCCCTCAGCTTGGATGACGAGGCCAGCGAAATCCTCTCGCCCCCACCGCTTCTGGGCGAGCACACCGCAGATGTACTGATGGAGTTTGGAATGACGCACGACGACGTCGCACGGCTTGAGCGCGAAGGCCGCATTGTGTGCGGGCCGGCAAAGATTGGAGCACAGCGATGA
- a CDS encoding enoyl-CoA hydratase/isomerase family protein: MTTVSDVRAGRIAVAIADGVATVEISNLAQRNALTRAMCLEIQELMPRLDADPDVAVVVLKGAGDTFCAGASISELASVLADPQPDGSSVDHLSGADAAIASLSKPSVALVDGACMGGGWQIASACDFIIANERAVIGLTPAKIGIIYPRPGIERLVRLVGHANAKYILLTGLTFSATEARALGLVADVVPSESFEEKCAALVSTLRSRSRFSMHSMKRLMDLTGTPGSGLAHLDQEWSDAWSAMPDSPDMGIGISAFLNREQPEFTWRSVG; encoded by the coding sequence ATGACCACCGTTTCTGACGTCAGGGCTGGCCGAATCGCCGTCGCCATCGCCGACGGCGTGGCCACCGTGGAGATCTCCAACTTGGCGCAGCGAAACGCCCTGACCCGGGCCATGTGCTTGGAGATCCAGGAACTGATGCCCCGCCTCGACGCCGATCCGGACGTTGCGGTGGTGGTGCTGAAGGGTGCCGGGGACACGTTCTGCGCCGGGGCCTCCATCAGTGAGCTCGCTTCGGTGCTGGCGGATCCCCAACCGGACGGCTCCTCCGTGGATCATCTCAGTGGGGCCGATGCAGCCATCGCTTCCCTGTCCAAGCCCTCGGTCGCTTTGGTGGATGGTGCCTGCATGGGCGGTGGCTGGCAGATTGCCTCCGCGTGCGACTTCATCATCGCCAACGAACGTGCGGTGATCGGGCTGACTCCGGCCAAGATCGGGATCATCTACCCCCGCCCGGGCATCGAACGGCTCGTCCGGCTTGTGGGGCATGCCAACGCCAAGTACATCCTCCTCACCGGACTGACGTTCAGCGCAACAGAGGCCCGGGCGCTGGGGCTGGTGGCCGACGTCGTGCCTTCAGAATCCTTTGAGGAGAAGTGCGCGGCACTTGTCAGCACCCTGCGGAGCCGCTCCCGGTTCTCCATGCATTCGATGAAGCGGTTGATGGACCTGACCGGCACCCCTGGCTCCGGCCTGGCCCACCTTGATCAGGAATGGTCGGACGCGTGGTCGGCCATGCCGGACAGCCCGGATATGGGGATCGGCATCAGCGCATTCTTGAACCGCGAGCAGCCTGAGTTCACCTGGCGATCAGTGGGCTGA
- a CDS encoding AAA family ATPase translates to MLIVLTGIDGSGKTTAARALVDSARAEGRSALLLCNHAARRRMSLLSERFGWTVAPRVLDFIETGVRLFNVLVNHALARQFDGLVVMDRHLHCQLALRQANGLGRGKLLPWLLEKLPAADLHVHFDADPTVAHARVMARGTDQETVADLRAFRDAYRSLPEYEDFVVVDANGEPGDALAQLNRIITSSASKPPAHLPN, encoded by the coding sequence ATGCTCATTGTTCTGACGGGAATTGACGGCTCAGGAAAAACGACGGCGGCCCGCGCCTTGGTCGATTCGGCTCGCGCTGAAGGACGAAGCGCACTGCTGCTCTGTAATCACGCTGCCCGCCGGAGAATGTCGCTGTTGTCCGAGCGGTTTGGATGGACAGTGGCTCCACGCGTATTGGACTTCATTGAAACCGGCGTTCGATTGTTCAACGTGCTGGTTAACCACGCACTGGCCCGGCAGTTTGATGGCCTGGTGGTGATGGACCGCCATCTCCACTGCCAACTGGCGTTACGCCAGGCCAACGGATTGGGTCGCGGCAAGCTGCTTCCGTGGCTGCTGGAGAAGCTACCCGCAGCCGACCTGCACGTTCACTTCGACGCAGATCCCACCGTTGCCCACGCGCGGGTCATGGCACGTGGCACGGACCAGGAGACGGTTGCCGATTTGAGGGCATTCAGGGACGCATACCGTTCGCTACCCGAGTATGAAGACTTTGTTGTGGTGGACGCCAACGGAGAGCCGGGCGACGCCCTGGCCCAGCTGAACC